The Thermotoga sp. Ku-13t DNA segment GAAAGCTCAGAAAGCCTTCATTTTAGCGAGCGTAAGGCAATATTGCGGTTCATAACAACTGCCTGCGCTTGCTGAAGTTTTTAAAAGGAAAGTGAAGTCACTGAATCGATTTGACGTGATGTTGCTCAATCTCAGTCAGATACATCGGCGAGCGTGTGCTTTTTGCCAGTTTGGAGAAGTGTGTGTTCTCACGTATACGCTTGAGATTTCCTTCGTTGTAGTTTGCCAATGTTGTGGTTCGCAATGTTTGGCACAGGGCAGGGTATGAAATATGGTCCGCGCAGGAGTTCATGTGTATCAACTTCTGCTTGCAAGACACAACCAGCAGAAGATTTCCAGTCAAGTGGAACTGTGTTCTCTGAACGCTGCTGTTCACTTGATAGGTTAGCATCGTTCGTTTCTGAGATCTATCTGAGGTGTCGGAATCTTCTTTCGCCATCGAGTGGATGCATTATGCTGATGGTTATAGATGTTCCCTCAAGCGGCGCGTTGGGCTGAGCTTTTCAAGAGATTAAGTTCTGCCTTACGGTACATTTGCGGTACTTAGCCATGAACTTCGCGGCCCAGAACAGCAATGTTCACCCTCAGTTTATATAAGGCGCGAGGACGGACAAACTGCTTCGCTTGCAGACGATCGTTTTAGCTGTCGAGACGCGTCATCCAACTGCGTGGGTATGTGGATATTCATAGCGAAAGAACTCGGATTATACCCTGGTTGAATTGATGAATGATGTTGAGCATCACGAATGGTCAACTGTGGTTTCGCTCTCTTAAAAAGGTTCTGAAAGCTTCAGGGGTGGCTGGAGCTGTTTTGGACGTGTGAAGTTTGCACGTGGTAAAGCGGTGCGGTTGAAAAGCCAATGCAGCTGTGATGCCTGAGAAGGTTCAAGGAGCCCTTAACGTGTACAAATTGCTAATATTAATATAACAAAAGGGGTATGGTAACATATACAAAGGAATTTTATAAAACGTGATCAATCATTAGGTAAATAAGTAAATATAAAAGGACTTTTCTGATTAAAAAGCCGAGTTGGATCAATTCAAAGTCCAATAATATGTACTACACAGAAATGATATGACCTTTCGTCGCCGGCTAAGTTGCAAGTGCTTTTTTAAAGCATCTGGATAGCTTTGTGGAATTGGTTGAGAAACGAGCGAGTTGCACGAGAGCTCGGGAAGAGCAGAGAGCGCATGACTAGCTGGAAGAGTTTCTGGTAGATGCAATATAAGGTACATTATATTGCACATGCAAAAGAAATCGCAATCCGGCATCCCAAGCGCATTTCCGACACTATCACAATACCTCCCCCACACTTTCATGACGCTCTTGGATGAAGGCTTAGGATTCTTCTTCAGGGGTTGGGCTTCCTGCTTCTACGTGGTATGACTTACCAGGATATAGGGATTGCCCCTGAATATCCTGGCAGCGGTCTCCCACTCCACAGGCGTAAGTTCGGACCGGTCCAGCCCTACTTCCTTCAACATGTTTATCGCTGCGTTTAAATCCCTATCAATTTCCAGACCACACACTGAACATCTGAAAATTCTGTCCGACAGCGAAATTTCCTGTCGGCTTCCACACCTGCTGCATGTCTTTGTGGTTGGCACACAACAATTAACCACCGCAGTAGAAACCCGAAGACTGTCGCTCAGTCTTCTCTTAATTGTCCCTACTGCGCTGTAGTGTACTGATTTGGAAAAATGTCCGTCCTTCCAACCCTTGATGTTGTCTTCCTGAAAACATATTTTCCTGTACCTGTACAAAAATGAACAGGTTTTGTTAATTACGTCGTACTTAATGTTTGTTAGCCTTTCATACTCCTTTGCAATCTTTTCCTTTGTTTTATACCATCTTTTAGAACCTTTTTTCTGCCGTGCAAACTGCTTTTGCAACTTCTTTAGCCGCCTGGTTTCTTTTATCTGCCATTCAAGTTTGAGACCATTTGATAACATAAATCCAGTGGGTTTGAAATCAATTCCACTATCAGTTTCAAATGTCTGCCATATCCTTGGTTTTACTACACCTTCCTTGTTCTTTCTCTGTTCCCAAACTTTTGTGTATTTATCCCTGTCTATATAACAGGTCACAAAAAGATAAATACCACTTGGTTTTTTGATAAGTTCTGCTTTTGCTATTTCGCTATCTTCGGGAATTTGATGCCCACCCAGTACCCTCAAAGGTTTTTTAATGCCCTGTATTTTAACTCTGGTCTTCTGCTGGTTAACAAACTTGAAAGTGTTTCCAAATTGTTTGAGGGGGATTGAATTAACGTGACGTTTGAACTGTAGTTTGCCCGTTTTGTAGCCTTTTTCCTTTAGTAGCCGAAGAGAGTGCAAATTCTGTTCTATTCTTTCTCTTAGTGCCTGCTTCATCTGTGAACTGAGATTTTCAATTTTTCTTCTCTCAAAGTTTTCCCCGACCTTTATTTCGACTTCTTTTAGTTTGTCTGCATTGCTATTAAGTCTGGTTTCAATGTCAGCAACTATGTAGTTGTACAACCATTTCGCTTCTAAAAACATTTTAAAAAGTTTTTCCTTCGTTTCTTCTGAGGCAGAGTCGAGATTAATTTTGAGTTGATACACCACAGGTATCTGATTTTTTTTCTTCTTTCTTTAGTTTGCTGTCGTGTTTGCTTAATTTTTTCTGCCTTTGTCATTTTTTCGACTCTCCTGATAGCACCGAAAAACTTTTTGCTATTTCTATTATACCCCGTACTCCCAAGATGGTTCAAGAAAAGAAAAAGACAGCCATTCATCACAATCCCCTGAAGGGGATGTGCTTTCTAGCTGATTCTTTGTAAGCAACACGTTATCCAAATTACCTGTCTTAACACCGAGTTCTATCAATGCCTTAGCGCTATCTCCAAAGTACCATTCAGTTAGAAAATCAAGTGCAATTGCTGTATCGAGCTTGGCGCCGCGTGGCATTATAGCCAATAATTCACCGGGAGCCGGTGGTACACCGCCACATGCAGCTATTATAGCCATATCTGCCAGCTCTTCTTTCCAGTACTGATCTGTTCCAAAGCCACCGTACATGCCTGTTGCAAGATATGGAAGTATACTGCCGAACGAAGCTACGTCGTATGCAGATGCATTTGGATACTTCCCTCTCGCATAACGCATTACCGCTAACGTGATGTAATCATGCTCGTTTGATGTGTCTGTCCCCATTATCCCATAAAGCTCTGCAAACCTCTCCAGCTCATCTCTGCCAGGGTTTCCAACAAGCCTAATTAACTCATCTGAACGTATGATACTCACCTTACCACCCCCACAAACAGTTTGTAAACAAGTTATAACACACGTGCAGGTAGAAAGGCAAGCTTTTCTTGACACTCCCATTCCCCTGAAGGAGAAGGGCTTGCGGGGCTATTTTTTTCTGTCAATAGCTAAACCTGTGTTTACTATGATACGGCAGGGAAATTCACACCCATTTTCACACCCCTGAGTGAGTCGGTGTGAAAATCGACGCCAAAGTGGCTTGCCATGCTAGTTTTGGATTTTCACACCAAAATCACAGACAAAATTAGTCGAAATTTTTTGGCAATGCAAACCTGCATGTGATCAGCGAAAGCGATTTTCACACCCATATTCACACCATTTTCACACCCAAATTCACAGACAAAAATAGAATGTAGATGGATCAAAACATACAGACATTTTGGTCAAGCACCACAACATTATAGTATTAATACATTACTATACGTATTGAATTTACAACGGACTCAGTAACGAGCATTAGAAGATGACATTAAGGGATATTCATTCTAATGTATACACTAAGTCAATCCTGACCTCGTTCCTGGACACGTCGTCGTTGTGGTACTGCGTCAGGTCGAATCCGTTCAGTGAAAATCCGTGCTTGCGGTAGAACTCGATCGCAGCGTAATTGCTGTTGTGTGTGTCAAGAACGATTGCTCGCACCTTTCTTTCCTTCGCCAGTTCTTTGGCTTTGTTTATCAGCATGGATCCAGCTCCTCTTCCTCTGTATTCTTCGAGCACGTACAGTTCGAAGATCCTCAACCTGTTGCACCAGCGTTCGTATCCGACGCTCATCCAGGCTATTATCTTCCCATCAAGCTGGGCGCCGTAGAGCTCGCACTCTTCCATCCACGGTCTGTAGAGATACTCAGAAAAGCACTTGACAATCTTTTCATTGCTGCTTGCCCTTTTCACTTTTACTGTCCAGCCGTCCTCGTCTTCAAAAACTTCGACCTTGTAAAAATACGGCGTTTCCCAGCGATACTTCAGTTCGAGGTTTTTCCAGTCCTCTTTCTCCAGCTTCACGACCTCCATGCAAGTTTCACCCCATTCTTGAAAGATTACTGAAACACATCTTCGTTTCCGAATAACGCTCATGTCAAAAGCCTTTGCTAAACAAAGTATCGGTGTGTGACGAATGCTTCAGCGGCTGGCATTTATCTCATCGCAGGTTTTGAGCATTTACGAAGAACTCGAACTTCTGCATGAAAAACTTCACATCGGCTGTAATGGCTGCAGACGCTGCTGCGAGACAGCGGCCTACAACATCGAAGTCACGATTCTGGAATTCGTACCGCTCGCGCTGCATCTGATCGAAACGAACCAGTTCGACTTCTGGTTCGAAAAGGTCCAGCACCTGACGCCGGCTGACAGATGTGCACTGCTGGTGGACGAATCCATCAAGGCTGAAGGTGGTTGTCTTTTCCACAGTTACAGGCCCCTCATGTGCCGCCTCTTTTCAGCGAGTTATCTCAAAAGGAAGAATATAGAGATACTTTCCTGCAGTTTTCTGAAAGAAAGTTTATCGCAAAAGCTCGATCAGCTGGTGGACGCGCAGCACTATTTCGACAGACTCTACGACATAGACTTCTACCTTGCGACGACAAAATACGACATCAACACCGCCTTCAGGAAAGCCCTAGAGTACGTTGGCATGAGAGCGTTACCGACAGGATATCCTTCCATTCCGATCGCAAGCTGATCTTCACAATTTCACATCCTTCGATTATAATGGCTATCGGATTGAAAGGAGCCTTCCTATATGTCGCGAGACCTAACCGAAGGTAGTCTGAGTAAAAATTTGCTTTACATGGCATTACCCACCATGGGAGGATTCGCAGTTCAGGTGCTTTACGACATTGTCGATATGTTCTGGATTGGCAAGATCTCCTCACACGCGATTGCAGGTGTTGCAGTTTTCTCCTCCATCTTCTGGCTGGTCTCCGTGCTCAACGAGATCATAGGCACTGGTTCGGTATCGATGATCTCTCAGGCCTATGGTGCTAAAGACTACGCACGTGTGAATCGTACCATCGAACAGACCATAGTTTTCAAGATCTTTGTTGCGCTGATCGCTTCAACCCTGTTGTTCATTTTTCTAAAATCCTTGATGACCTTTTTCAGCAAGGATGAGAGAGTCATCACCGCGGCTCTGGATTACGGTTACTGGAGGATTTTCTTCATGCCTGTCTTCTTCGCAACTTACTCCGTCTACACAGCTTTGAGAACCACTGGTGAATCCAGGCTCCCGAACCTCATGATGGCAGTTGGTGCCGTTTTGAACATGTTTCTCGATCCACTGTTCATGTTCGAGCAAGTACCTAGAATCAACGCTAAAGGTTTGAATCTCGGTGTGAAAGGTGCGGCGATCG contains these protein-coding regions:
- a CDS encoding GNAT family N-acetyltransferase, giving the protein MEVVKLEKEDWKNLELKYRWETPYFYKVEVFEDEDGWTVKVKRASSNEKIVKCFSEYLYRPWMEECELYGAQLDGKIIAWMSVGYERWCNRLRIFELYVLEEYRGRGAGSMLINKAKELAKERKVRAIVLDTHNSNYAAIEFYRKHGFSLNGFDLTQYHNDDVSRNEVRIDLVYTLE
- a CDS encoding YkgJ family cysteine cluster protein, producing the protein MLQRLAFISSQVLSIYEELELLHEKLHIGCNGCRRCCETAAYNIEVTILEFVPLALHLIETNQFDFWFEKVQHLTPADRCALLVDESIKAEGGCLFHSYRPLMCRLFSASYLKRKNIEILSCSFLKESLSQKLDQLVDAQHYFDRLYDIDFYLATTKYDINTAFRKALEYVGMRALPTGYPSIPIAS